Proteins from a single region of Nocardioides oleivorans:
- the mihF gene encoding integration host factor, actinobacterial type, which yields MALPPLTPEQRQAALDKAAASRRERAEVKNRLKNSGGSILDVLREGETNEVIGKMRVVELLQSVPGLGRVRARQVMERLGIAESRRVRGLGVKQVAALEREFGPDAS from the coding sequence GTGGCCTTGCCCCCTCTGACGCCCGAGCAGCGCCAGGCAGCCCTCGACAAGGCTGCGGCCTCCCGACGCGAGCGGGCCGAGGTGAAGAACCGGCTGAAGAACTCCGGCGGCTCGATCCTCGACGTGCTCCGTGAGGGCGAGACCAACGAGGTGATCGGCAAGATGCGCGTCGTCGAGCTGCTCCAGTCGGTCCCCGGGCTCGGTCGCGTCCGCGCGCGCCAGGTCATGGAGCGCCTCGGCATCGCCGAGAGCCGCCGGGTGCGTGGCCTGGGCGTGAAGCAGGTCGCCGCGCTCGAGCGTGAGTTCGGCCCCGACGCGTCGTGA
- a CDS encoding Gmad2 immunoglobulin-like domain-containing protein, whose translation MSTDRDTVVVEAAGPGPRRAPGPALGPVPGPVLALVLALVLTGCGSSGTGSTPAAPAPAGPSSAGPSAEPSSAAPESPTGTSTTGPPDDAAPSPAATRLPTDLRGLVWFAGRRARTDELLLFAERSSFAGRRDLLAAARAATVGAPADPDHRTLWRGGAPVSVRLWWDGDEGYYDVGLPDVRSTRRPPGTSMREAHLAIQQVVWTLQSVGGTVAPVRFHVGRRGDPVTDVFGIPATGPGDTYLAADGAGVLSAVDVLAPAEGASVRGRVVVSGLAESFEATVGIRVVAPSGEVVLEDGTSAEQCCGRLWPWRYEIDTTGWSPGTYVVEAATDDPVGIANGSDGPEIDTRTITVG comes from the coding sequence ATGAGCACCGACAGGGACACCGTCGTCGTCGAGGCCGCGGGACCGGGCCCGCGACGGGCACCGGGTCCGGCACTGGGTCCGGTCCCGGGTCCGGTCCTGGCGCTCGTCCTGGCGCTCGTCCTGACCGGGTGCGGGTCGTCGGGGACGGGAAGCACGCCGGCCGCGCCGGCACCAGCAGGACCGTCGTCGGCAGGACCGTCGGCGGAGCCGTCCTCGGCCGCTCCGGAGTCGCCGACCGGGACGTCGACGACGGGACCACCGGACGACGCCGCACCCTCACCGGCCGCCACCCGGTTGCCGACGGACCTGCGCGGGCTGGTCTGGTTCGCCGGGCGCCGGGCGCGCACGGATGAGCTGCTGCTCTTCGCCGAGCGGTCGTCCTTCGCCGGCCGGCGCGACCTGCTGGCCGCCGCCCGTGCGGCGACGGTCGGTGCCCCCGCCGATCCGGACCACAGGACACTGTGGCGCGGCGGCGCGCCCGTCTCGGTGCGGCTGTGGTGGGACGGCGACGAGGGCTACTACGACGTCGGGCTCCCCGACGTCCGCAGCACCCGGCGACCCCCGGGCACGTCCATGCGGGAGGCCCACCTCGCGATCCAGCAGGTGGTGTGGACGCTCCAGTCGGTCGGCGGGACCGTCGCTCCGGTCAGGTTCCACGTCGGGCGTCGTGGTGACCCCGTGACCGACGTGTTCGGCATACCGGCGACCGGTCCGGGCGACACCTACCTCGCGGCCGACGGGGCCGGCGTGCTGAGCGCGGTGGACGTCCTGGCTCCGGCGGAGGGCGCGAGCGTCCGGGGCCGGGTCGTGGTGTCGGGCCTGGCCGAGTCCTTCGAGGCCACGGTGGGCATCCGCGTGGTGGCACCGAGCGGCGAGGTGGTGCTCGAGGACGGCACCAGCGCCGAGCAGTGCTGCGGGCGGCTCTGGCCGTGGCGCTACGAGATCGACACGACCGGCTGGTCGCCGGGGACGTACGTCGTGGAGGCCGCCACCGACGACCCGGTCGGGATCGCGAACGGGAGCGACGGCCCGGAGATCGACACCCGCACGATCACGGTCGGGTGA
- the pyrF gene encoding orotidine-5'-phosphate decarboxylase yields the protein MTPFGTRLAQAIEERGRFCVGIDPHVALLEEWGLADDVASLERFALTVVEAVAPVVGVVKPQSAFYERFGSRGIAVLERVVAESRAAGALVLMDAKRGDIGSTSQAYADAYLDPTSPLASDALTASPYLGFGSLDPMVEACRRHGAGLFVLALTSNKEGPEVQHAQVGGRRVAGTILDHLRTENADAEPVGSFGAVVGATIGETAEDLDINGPLLVPGYGAQGGTTADMLRIFGGAARWALPSSSRDVLRAGPDVTALRDAARRGNDAVRELGA from the coding sequence ATGACCCCCTTCGGCACCCGCCTCGCCCAGGCCATCGAGGAGCGCGGCCGGTTCTGCGTCGGCATCGACCCCCACGTCGCCCTCCTCGAGGAGTGGGGCCTCGCCGACGACGTCGCCTCGCTCGAGCGCTTCGCGCTGACGGTGGTCGAGGCGGTCGCGCCCGTCGTGGGCGTGGTGAAGCCGCAGAGCGCGTTCTACGAGCGGTTCGGCAGCCGCGGCATCGCCGTCCTCGAGCGGGTGGTCGCCGAGTCGCGCGCCGCCGGCGCACTCGTCCTCATGGACGCCAAGCGCGGCGACATCGGCTCGACGAGCCAGGCCTACGCGGACGCCTACCTCGACCCCACCTCGCCGCTCGCCTCCGACGCGCTCACGGCCAGCCCCTACCTCGGGTTCGGCTCGCTCGACCCGATGGTCGAGGCCTGCCGCCGCCACGGGGCCGGGCTGTTCGTCCTGGCACTCACCTCCAACAAGGAGGGCCCGGAGGTCCAGCACGCGCAGGTGGGCGGACGGAGGGTGGCCGGCACGATCCTCGACCACCTGCGCACCGAGAACGCCGACGCCGAGCCGGTCGGCTCCTTCGGCGCGGTGGTCGGCGCCACGATCGGCGAGACCGCCGAGGACCTCGACATCAACGGACCGCTGCTCGTCCCCGGCTACGGCGCCCAGGGCGGCACCACCGCCGACATGCTCCGCATCTTCGGCGGCGCCGCGCGCTGGGCGCTCCCGAGCTCCTCGCGCGACGTGCTGCGCGCCGGACCGGACGTCACCGCGCTGCGCGATGCCGCCCGGCGGGGCAACGACGCCGTGCGCGAGCTGGGCGCGTGA
- a CDS encoding tRNA-dihydrouridine synthase, with protein sequence MSAALPGPVMVAAGCGGTGRELEPYAGPAGLVGLDLVTRSITLDPRPGGPGPRLAEVPGGLVNAVGLPNPGLGHFLATELPWLVRAGVRVHVSIAGATMGEYAELAGRLSTAPGVAGIEVNVGAPDEAGAGVLEVREPYHAASVVAAVRREFPADRPVLAKLRPDVSRIVEGARTCHEAGATAIVVGNAVPAAFADGRPGGLSGPAVAPIALRCVATVRDALPAVPTIGCGGVRDVASARAYLEAGATAVQVGTALLHDPTTVARLRASLAAHPPEETA encoded by the coding sequence GTGAGCGCGGCACTGCCCGGACCGGTGATGGTCGCCGCCGGCTGCGGCGGCACCGGCCGCGAGCTGGAGCCGTACGCCGGTCCTGCCGGGCTCGTCGGACTCGACCTCGTCACGCGCTCGATCACCCTCGATCCACGGCCGGGCGGTCCGGGGCCGCGGCTCGCCGAGGTGCCCGGCGGCCTCGTCAACGCCGTCGGCCTGCCCAACCCCGGCCTCGGGCACTTCCTCGCCACCGAGCTCCCGTGGCTCGTGCGGGCCGGTGTGCGCGTGCACGTGTCGATCGCCGGGGCGACGATGGGGGAGTACGCCGAGCTCGCGGGCCGGCTCAGCACCGCGCCCGGCGTGGCCGGCATCGAGGTCAACGTCGGGGCCCCCGACGAGGCCGGCGCCGGTGTCCTCGAGGTGCGCGAGCCCTACCACGCCGCCAGCGTGGTCGCCGCCGTCCGACGCGAGTTCCCCGCCGACCGGCCCGTCCTGGCGAAGCTGCGGCCCGACGTCTCGCGGATCGTCGAGGGCGCCCGCACCTGCCACGAGGCAGGCGCCACCGCGATCGTGGTCGGCAACGCGGTGCCGGCCGCGTTCGCCGACGGTCGTCCCGGCGGCCTGAGCGGACCGGCCGTCGCACCGATCGCGCTGCGGTGCGTCGCGACCGTGCGCGACGCCCTCCCGGCCGTGCCCACCATCGGTTGCGGCGGCGTGCGTGACGTCGCCTCCGCCCGCGCCTACCTCGAGGCCGGCGCCACGGCCGTCCAGGTCGGCACCGCCCTGCTCCACGACCCCACGACCGTCGCCCGGCTCCGGGCCTCCCTCGCCGCCCATCCACCAGAGGAGACCGCATGA
- a CDS encoding dihydroorotate dehydrogenase electron transfer subunit yields the protein MPDGPVHVEGEVVATKRIGGYRHLTLTAPGIPERFRAGSFVALTVDGHVTRRAFWVHRVRALSALGPTLDVVLETRGSGTARLATLPVGAKVAITGPLGRPFALPKDAVSCLLVGEGYAAAPLFPLAERLRERGCSVSLVVSAPDEAHLLSALEARRSARSVTVLTADGSVGLRGTVADHAADLVARSEADVVYAAGPHDVLHAVASAAEAAGAWSQVAIESPTPCGTGLCHGCPLPVVGEDGVDRVVRACTEGPVVRGDRVRWDAL from the coding sequence ATGCCTGACGGCCCGGTGCACGTCGAGGGGGAGGTGGTCGCCACCAAGCGGATCGGCGGCTACCGGCACCTCACGCTGACCGCGCCGGGCATCCCCGAGCGGTTCCGCGCGGGCAGCTTCGTCGCGCTCACTGTCGACGGCCACGTCACGCGCCGCGCGTTCTGGGTGCACCGCGTGCGCGCCCTCAGCGCGCTCGGGCCCACGCTCGACGTCGTCCTCGAGACGAGGGGGAGCGGCACGGCCCGGCTTGCCACGCTCCCGGTGGGCGCGAAGGTCGCGATCACCGGACCCCTCGGCCGACCGTTCGCGCTGCCCAAGGACGCAGTGTCGTGCCTGCTCGTGGGCGAGGGCTACGCGGCGGCACCGCTCTTCCCGCTCGCCGAGCGCCTGCGCGAGCGGGGCTGCTCGGTCTCGCTCGTCGTCTCCGCGCCCGACGAGGCGCACCTGCTCTCGGCGCTCGAGGCTCGACGCTCGGCCCGGTCGGTGACGGTCCTGACGGCCGACGGATCGGTCGGGCTGCGGGGCACGGTGGCCGACCACGCCGCCGACCTGGTCGCGCGCAGCGAGGCCGACGTCGTCTACGCCGCCGGACCCCACGACGTGCTCCACGCCGTCGCCTCGGCGGCCGAGGCCGCCGGTGCCTGGAGCCAGGTCGCGATCGAGTCGCCCACTCCCTGCGGGACCGGCCTGTGCCACGGGTGCCCGCTGCCCGTGGTCGGCGAGGACGGCGTCGACCGCGTCGTCCGCGCGTGCACCGAGGGACCGGTCGTCCGCGGTGACCGCGTCCGCTGGGACGCGCTGTGA
- a CDS encoding quinone-dependent dihydroorotate dehydrogenase, with the protein MRAYDLLFEQALTRLDPERIHHAAFRAIRVAAPLTGRAVRVPSSPVHALGLTFPHPLGLAAGFDKNAVGIDGLAALGFGHVEVGTVTGEAQPGNPQPRLFRLKADRAIVNRMGFNNDGSEVVARRLAAWRATGRSTILGVNIGKSKVVPEDEAARDYEKSAGLLAPHADYLVVNVSSPNTPGLRNLQAVEKLEPILAAVRRRADEVRPDHRVPLLVKIAPDLGDDDVLAVADLALASGLDGIIATNTTISRDGLASPADEVGAIGAGGLSGRPLTRRSEDVVRLLRERVGPDLTLVGVGGITTVDDARRRLAAGADLLQGYTAFVYEGPLWPRRIVTGLGTRSAKGPATDA; encoded by the coding sequence GTGCGCGCCTACGACCTCCTCTTCGAGCAGGCGCTGACCCGGCTCGACCCGGAGCGCATCCACCACGCTGCGTTCCGGGCGATCCGGGTGGCGGCCCCGCTCACCGGCCGGGCCGTCCGGGTGCCGTCCTCGCCGGTCCACGCGCTCGGGCTGACCTTCCCGCACCCGCTCGGTCTCGCGGCGGGCTTCGACAAGAACGCCGTCGGCATCGACGGCCTCGCCGCGCTCGGCTTCGGCCACGTCGAGGTCGGCACGGTGACGGGGGAGGCCCAGCCCGGCAACCCGCAGCCGCGGCTGTTCCGGCTCAAGGCCGACCGCGCGATCGTCAACCGGATGGGCTTCAACAACGACGGCTCGGAGGTCGTGGCGCGCAGGCTCGCCGCGTGGCGGGCGACCGGCAGGTCGACGATCCTCGGAGTCAACATCGGCAAGTCGAAGGTCGTGCCGGAGGACGAGGCGGCCCGCGACTACGAGAAGTCGGCCGGCCTGCTGGCGCCCCACGCCGACTACCTCGTCGTCAACGTCTCCTCGCCCAACACGCCGGGCCTGCGCAACCTCCAGGCCGTCGAGAAGCTCGAGCCGATCCTCGCGGCCGTACGCCGACGCGCCGACGAGGTGCGCCCCGACCACCGGGTGCCGCTGCTGGTCAAGATCGCCCCCGACCTCGGCGACGACGACGTGCTCGCGGTGGCCGACCTCGCGCTGGCGAGCGGCCTCGACGGGATCATCGCCACCAACACCACGATCAGCCGCGACGGGCTCGCCAGCCCGGCTGACGAGGTCGGGGCGATCGGTGCGGGCGGGCTGAGCGGCCGCCCGCTCACCCGGCGGTCGGAGGACGTCGTACGCCTGCTGCGCGAACGGGTCGGCCCCGACCTCACGCTCGTCGGTGTCGGCGGCATCACCACCGTCGACGACGCGCGCCGTCGGCTCGCGGCCGGTGCCGACCTCCTGCAGGGCTACACCGCCTTCGTCTACGAGGGTCCGCTGTGGCCGCGGCGGATCGTCACGGGCCTCGGCACCCGGTCCGCGAAGGGGCCCGCCACGGATGCCTGA